A genomic segment from Stenotrophomonas maltophilia encodes:
- a CDS encoding AzlD family protein — MIFNGLIHWTSVLTIVLMAAATYLTRIVGFLALRNRTLSKRAVTVMEAAPGCVLISVIAPDFVADKPADLAALAITLLAATRLSMLPTVLIGVVSAGVLRYLMG; from the coding sequence ATGATCTTCAATGGACTGATCCACTGGACCTCGGTGCTGACCATCGTACTGATGGCCGCCGCCACCTACCTGACCCGCATCGTCGGCTTCCTCGCGCTGCGCAACCGCACGTTGAGCAAACGCGCAGTGACGGTGATGGAAGCCGCACCTGGCTGCGTGCTGATCTCGGTGATCGCCCCGGACTTCGTCGCCGACAAGCCCGCCGACCTGGCCGCACTGGCGATCACCCTGCTGGCCGCCACGCGGCTGTCGATGCTGCCGACGGTGCTGATCGGCGTGGTCTCGGCCGGTGTGTTGCGCTATCTGATGGGCTGA
- a CDS encoding AzlC family ABC transporter permease yields MDARTTLPLPDTCDTAPRAEFLRGLRAAVPVMIGFIPFALVLGAQAAQKGLSALEVPLMTGLNFAGGSEFAAVELWTSPPHIALIVAITALVNSRHLLMGASLAPLLQHLPRRRVLPALFFMCDESWAMGVADARRRALGFSLAYYLGVSAGLYTVWVACTALGAIVGPMLGDIHAYGFDMAFPAVFLVLLRGMWQGMKAARPWLVSLVVAAATYLLIPGAWYVASGALAGLAAAWLLAEDAA; encoded by the coding sequence ATGGACGCCCGTACCACCCTCCCCCTGCCCGACACCTGCGATACCGCCCCGCGTGCCGAATTCCTGCGCGGCCTGCGTGCCGCCGTGCCGGTGATGATCGGCTTCATTCCGTTCGCCCTGGTGCTCGGCGCGCAGGCGGCCCAGAAGGGCCTGAGCGCACTGGAAGTGCCACTGATGACCGGCCTCAACTTCGCTGGCGGTTCGGAGTTCGCCGCCGTCGAACTGTGGACCTCTCCGCCGCACATCGCACTGATCGTGGCGATCACCGCGCTGGTCAACAGCCGCCACCTGTTGATGGGCGCCAGCCTGGCCCCGCTGCTGCAGCACCTGCCGCGCCGCCGCGTGCTGCCGGCCCTGTTCTTCATGTGCGATGAAAGCTGGGCGATGGGCGTAGCCGATGCGCGCCGCCGCGCGCTTGGCTTCAGCCTGGCCTACTACCTGGGCGTGTCGGCAGGCCTGTACACGGTCTGGGTGGCCTGCACCGCATTGGGCGCGATCGTCGGCCCGATGCTGGGCGACATCCACGCCTATGGCTTCGACATGGCCTTCCCGGCCGTGTTCCTGGTGCTGCTACGCGGCATGTGGCAAGGCATGAAGGCGGCGCGGCCGTGGCTGGTCAGCCTGGTCGTGGCCGCGGCCACTTACCTGCTGATCCCGGGTGCCTGGTACGTGGCCAGCGGCGCATTGGCCGGCCTGGCGGCCGCCTGGCTGCTGGCGGAGGACGCGGCATGA